The proteins below come from a single Miscanthus floridulus cultivar M001 chromosome 1, ASM1932011v1, whole genome shotgun sequence genomic window:
- the LOC136480798 gene encoding probable glycerol-3-phosphate acyltransferase 3: protein MSKAFAKSLSQLNKALIRRLNALVINQAQPAPARPSPDGGRVATPPQLDLVDALPPPSSAAGGVAVCKVEGGLLRSSSAFPYFMLVALEGGGFVRALLLLLLYPALRLLGHDTAVRAMAVVTFLGLRKDAFRAGGAALPKLLLEDVSAEVFDAAVAPPRRRCVCVSVMPRAMVLPFLVQYLGVDAVVAPEMREFRGYYLGVMEDESELLRELDVGKVIAGDKAGGGSADDVVVGVAGLGSSFAQVFQKHCKEVYVPTESARRRWHALPRRRYPKPLILHDGRIAFRPTPAATLAMFMWVPLGAALAVVRSATFLVLPFSLSVPLLAALGMHSRLIANPSSASKNLFACNHRSLLDPLYVAAAARRADLAAATYSISRLSEVLSPIPTFRLTRDRAADRAAMHAKLQSRGPGGGGLVVCPEGTTCREPYLLRFSPLFAELGHDVAPVALHSSMGMFHGTTAGGWKALDPLFLLMNPVPAYIVQFLDTLKCGGDGPEAARAAANELQRRIAEALGYTCTGLTRKDKYLMLAGNEGLVDVNHGGSAKKKSPTCAT from the exons ATGTCCAAGGCCTTCGCCAAGTCCCTCTCCCAGCTCAACAAGGCCCTCATCAGGAGGCTCAACGCCCTCGTCATCAACCAGGCGCAGCCTGCGCCGGCGAGGCCGTCGCCGGATGGTGGGCGCGTGGCGACGCCGCCGCAGCTGGACCTGGTGGACGCGCTCCCGCCGCCGTCGTCCGCGGCGGGCGGCGTCGCCGTGTGCAAGGTGGAGGGCGGCCTACTCAGGTCCTCCTCCGCCTTCCCTTACTTCATGCTCGTGGCCCTGGAGGGCGGCGGGTTCGTCAGGgcgctgctcctgctgctgctctACCCCGCCCTGCGCCTGCTCGGCCACGACACGGCGGTCAGGGCCATGGCCGTCGTCACCTTCCTCGGGCTCCGGAAGGACGCGTTCCGTGCTGGCGGGGCCGCGCTGCCCAAGTTGCTCCTGGAGGACGTGAGCGCCGAGGTGTTCGACGCGGCGGTGGCGCCGCCCCGCCGGCGGTGCGTGTGCGTCAGCGTCATGCCGCGGGCCATGGTGCTGCCGTTCCTGGTCCAGTACCTCGGCGTCGACGCCGTCGTCGCGCCCGAGATGAGGGAGTTCAGGGGGTACTACCTGGGCGTCATGGAGGACGAGAGCGAGTTGCTGCGTGAGCTGGACGTCGGGAAGGTGATCGCCGGAGACAAGGCCGGCGGCGGCAGTGCCGACGACGTCGTCGTCGGCGTTGCTGGACTCGGGTCCTCGTTCGCCCAGGTGTTCCAAAAGCATTGCAAG GAGGTATACGTGCCGACCGAGTCGGCACGGCGGCGATGGCACGCGCTCCCGCGGCGGCGCTACCCGAAGCCCCTCATCCTCCACGACGGCCGGATCGCCTTCCGTCCGACGCCTGCCGCGACGCTCGCCATGTTCATGTGGGTGCCACTGGGCGCGGCCCTCGCCGTCGTCCGCAGCGCCACCTTCCTCGTCCTCCCGTTCTCGCTCTCCGTGCCCCTCCTCGCCGCCCTCGGCATGCACAGTCGCCTCATCGCCAACCCCTCCTCGGCGTCCAAGAACCTCTTCGCCTGCAACCACCGCTCCCTGCTCGACCCGCTCTACGTCGCCGCGGCCGCGAGGCGCGCGGACCTCGCCGCCGCTACCTACAGCATCAGCCGCCTCTCGGAGGTCCTGTCGCCGATCCCCACGTTCCGCCTCACCCGGGACCGCGCGGCGGACCGCGCCGCCATGCACGCGAAGCTGCAGTCGCgcggccccggcggcggcgggctgGTCGTCTGCCCCGAGGGCACCACCTGCCGCGAGCCGTACCTGCTGCGGTTCAGCCCGCTGTTCGCCGAGCTCGGCCACGACGTGGCGCCCGTGGCGCTGCACTCGTCGATGGGCATGTTCCACGGCACGACGGCGGGGGGGTGGAAGGCGCTGGACCCACTGTTCCTGCTCATGAACCCCGTGCCGGCATACATCGTGCAGTTCTTGGACACCCTCAAGTGCGGCGGCGACGGCCCGGAGGCGGCGCGCGCCGCGGCGAACGAGCTGCAGCGGCGGATCGCGGAGGCGCTGGGGTACACGTGCACGGGGCTGACGAGGAAGGACAAGTACCTCATGCTCGCCGGCAACGAAGGCCTCGTCGACGTCAACCACGGCGGCAGCGCCAAGAAGAAATCTCCTACTTGTGCTACCTAG
- the LOC136497647 gene encoding uncharacterized protein has translation MARKGNQSKSGPNHASPNWQNTTDGDVLSTRERGAADSENPSSHVQGRSKGPEGSSEKKGRSSKRNSRNNGISSFGKKQQMDTSCDISSSEENELSVRGTKNRRGSKKPSRRGFGRSFSIEQTTSSGLAGNVLEKTRCIACMAASIIRASMIYLVEEGKKFIDRRRPTINAYMAIVNKGHAYVLSKIAYVYRLYPIVRAWMLNAGRLMLLLLTVWLDCNLRGFDSLLRLGGTNSILAVLWCSMLSTFSMIGIKKMLTFMAIAASAIAFIGLGFAILLISVLAVVILWFYGSFWTTTCVIILGGVFFFVKRERIALLVACLYSMYCARCYVGWLGLLLALNLSFFSSDVLVQFLRDNVDNKKFNGSSRNSEQSSGRPGNIFEEFQPSADSASQARYAPASDRGPGDPSTSGSEKELTSEDEVARLQNCTDHYSALGFRRYENIDVSSLKREYKKKAMLVHPDKNMGNDKAADAFKKLQNAYEILLDSLKRKTYDDELRREDLLNYFRQSVSQKNGRNSTFQHGFSPSEGVDEGPYGLSRRIACKKCGDFHLWIYTGRAKSQARWCQDCKEFHQAKDGDGWVEQSFQPVLFGMLQKLDLPHAYVCAESYIFDVTEWFNCQGMRCPANTHKATFHVNANMAKQSSGKGSTSAQRGGKAPSGVNMDGGLNEEEFFEWFQNAVNSGMFETAFGAQGDPTSPGSGSNAKSSSSSSSRKKKKGKKQW, from the exons ATGGCACGAAAAGGAAATCAAAGCAAGAGTGGTCCCAATCATGCTTCACCTAACTGGCAAAATACAACTGATGGTGATGTACTAAGTACACGAGAAAGGGGTGCTGCAGATAGTGAAAATCCGAGTTCACATGTTCAAGGCAGATCAAAGGGTCCTGAAGGAAGCAGTGAGAAGAAAGGAAGAAGCAGCAAAAGGAACAGCAGAAACAATGGCATATCATCCTTTGGAAAGAAGCAACAAATGGATACCAGTTGTGATATAAGCAGTTCAGAAGAAAATGAGCTTTCGGTAAGAGGCACTAAAAATAGAAGAGGTAGCAAGAAACCCTCTAGGCGCGGTTTTGGTAGAAGTTTTTCAATTGAGCAAACAACATCGTCTGGATTGGCAGGAAATGTTTTGGAGAAGACTAGGTGCATTGCTTGCATGGCTGCATCCATTATTAGAGCTTCCATGATATATCTAGTTGAGGAAGGTAAAAAATTTATCGACAGAAGAAGGCCAACAATCAACGCTTACATGGCTATTGTGAACAAAGGGCATGCCTATGTCTTAAGCAAAATTGCGTATGTTTATCGACTTTATCCTATAGTTCGAGCTTGGATGCTTAATGCTGGAAGGTTGATGTTGCTCTTGTTGACGGTTTGGCTAGACTGCAATCTAAGGGGCTTTGATTCTTTGCTACGGTTGGGGGGGACAAACTCCATCCTAGCAGTACTTTGGTGCAGCATGCTGTCAACTTTTTCAATGATTGGGATAAAAAAGATGCTCACATTCATG GCGATTGCTGCTTCTGCGATTGCCTTCATAGGTCTAGGTTTTGCTATCCTGCTTATCTCAGTTCTTGCAGTGGTAATCTTATGGTTTTATGGAAGTTTTTGGACGACAACTTGTGTAATAATTCTTGGAG GTGTTTTCTTTTTCGTGAAACGTGAACGAATAGCTCTCCTTGTTGCCTGTTTATATTCGATGTATTGTGCGAGATGCTACGTCGGATGGCTCGGATTGCTTTTGGCCCTCAACTTATCTTTCTTTTCTAGTGATGTTCTAGTGCAGTTCCTAAGGGACAATGTAGACAATAAGAAATTCAATGGTTCTTCAAGGAACTCGGAGCAAAGCTCAGGTAGACCAGGCAATATCTTTGAAGAATTTCAGCCATCAGCAGATAGCGCCTCCCAAGCCAGATATGCTCCAGCTTCAGATCGAGGTCCAGGTGATCCTTCAACAAGTGGATCTGAGAAAGAGCTGACCTCTGAAGATGAAGTGGCTCGTTTACAGAACTGCACTGACCACTATTCAGCATTAGGTTTCCGTCGATATGAGAACATAGATGTATCATCTCTTAAGAGAGAATACAAGAAAAAG GCTATGTTAGTCCATCCCGATAAGAATATGGGCAATGATAAAGCTGCTGATGCATTTAAAAAGCTTCAAAATGCATATGAG ATTCTTCTTGATTCACTGAAACGCAAGACATATGATGATGAGTTGAGGAGGGAGGACCTCCTGAATTACTTCAGGCAGAGTGTTTCTCAAAAG AATGGAAGAAACAGTACTTTCCAACATGGGTTCAGCCCTTCAGAAGGTGTTGATGAAGGTCCTTATGGTCTTTCCAGAAGAATAGCTTGCAAAAAATGCGGCGACTTTCATCTTTGGATTTATACTGGAAGAGCTAAATCACAAGCTAGGTGGTGTCAG GACTGCAAGGAGTTCCATCAAGCTAAAGATGGCGATGGATGGGTTGAACAGTCCTTTCAACCTGTTCTATTTGGCATGCTGCAGAAG CTTGATTTACCTCATGCATATGTTTGTGCAGAAAGCTACATATTTGATGTCACTGAGTGGTTCAACTGTCAG GGAATGAGATGCCCGGCGAACACTCACAAGGCAACCTTTCATGTCAATGCCAACATGGCAAAGCAGAGTAGTGGCAAGGGGAGTACCTCAGCACAGAGGGGTGGTAAGGCCCCAAGTGGTGTAAACATGGATGGAGGACTCAACGAGGAAGAGTTCTTCGAGTGGTTCCAGAATGCAGTCAACTCTGGAATGTTTGAAACTGCATTCGGGGCACAAGGTGACCCGACTTCTCCTGGTAGCGGAAGCAATGCGaagagtagcagtagcagtagtagtaggaaaaagaagaaggggaagaaacAGTGGTAA